Proteins encoded within one genomic window of Polaribacter sp. NJDZ03:
- a CDS encoding solute:sodium symporter family transporter encodes MDILSIASFLGFTLLVAFIAWYATRKTDEKSADGYYLGGRSLGAITIAGSLLLTNLSAEQIVGLNGQSFAQGVLVMAWETLAAISMIVTAIYLLPKYMRSGITTIPQFVQERFDGQTKSILSILFLVAFGVVLLPTILYSGSLAFSTMFDLPETLGISQASVIWVCVLSIGIIGSIYAIFGGLKAVAVSDLVNAIGLLIGGLLIPVFGLMLIGDGSISDGFTELWTQNPEKFNAKGEIDSFIPFSTIFTGMMIAQMYYWGTNQSILQRVFGAKSLAEGQKGMILAGFVKFLIPIIVVLPGIIAWHIFGSDLANPDQAYPALVKKVLPAAFLGFFAAVLFGAVLSSFNSLLNSSSTLFGVDLYRQYFNKNASELKMVKAGKFFGLLLAIISMSIAPFIANAPDGLFSYIQESLGSLSVPILAVVAVGMATKKVPALAAKIVLTIGVLMYLISQFVLSPHFIDAALSEAAINGITNAKELSIIKAKAYPHFLHIMGILFVINVAFMLIMGKLYPSKKVYTPKITKEIDITPWKYAKVIGVAITILVLSTYLIF; translated from the coding sequence ATGGATATACTTTCTATTGCTTCGTTTTTAGGTTTTACCTTATTGGTAGCCTTTATTGCTTGGTATGCAACTCGTAAAACAGACGAAAAATCTGCAGATGGTTATTATTTAGGCGGTAGAAGTTTAGGGGCAATAACCATTGCAGGCTCCTTATTATTAACCAATCTTTCGGCAGAACAAATTGTTGGTTTAAACGGACAATCTTTTGCGCAAGGAGTTTTAGTAATGGCGTGGGAAACCTTAGCAGCTATTTCTATGATTGTAACAGCCATTTATTTATTACCAAAATACATGCGCTCTGGTATAACAACAATTCCACAATTTGTACAGGAACGTTTTGATGGACAAACAAAATCAATTTTATCAATTCTGTTTTTGGTTGCTTTTGGTGTTGTATTGTTACCAACCATTTTATACTCTGGTTCTTTGGCTTTTAGTACCATGTTCGATTTACCAGAAACGTTGGGGATATCGCAAGCTAGCGTTATTTGGGTTTGTGTTTTATCTATTGGAATTATTGGTTCTATTTATGCCATTTTTGGAGGTTTAAAAGCGGTTGCAGTTTCCGATTTAGTAAACGCAATTGGGTTGTTAATAGGTGGACTTTTAATTCCTGTTTTTGGTTTAATGCTTATTGGTGATGGAAGTATTTCTGATGGATTTACAGAATTATGGACTCAGAACCCAGAGAAGTTTAATGCAAAAGGAGAGATTGATTCTTTTATTCCTTTTAGTACCATTTTTACAGGAATGATGATTGCGCAGATGTATTATTGGGGAACCAATCAATCTATTTTACAACGTGTTTTTGGCGCTAAAAGTTTAGCAGAAGGACAAAAAGGAATGATTTTAGCAGGTTTTGTAAAGTTTTTAATTCCAATTATTGTAGTACTTCCAGGTATTATTGCGTGGCATATTTTTGGTAGTGACTTGGCAAATCCAGATCAAGCATATCCTGCTTTGGTTAAAAAAGTATTGCCAGCAGCATTTTTAGGATTCTTTGCAGCCGTTTTATTTGGAGCCGTTTTAAGTTCATTTAATAGCTTGTTAAATAGTAGTTCTACATTATTTGGAGTCGATTTATACCGTCAATACTTTAATAAAAATGCTTCTGAATTAAAAATGGTAAAAGCTGGGAAATTCTTTGGTCTTTTATTAGCAATTATTTCTATGAGTATTGCACCCTTTATAGCAAATGCACCAGACGGATTATTCTCTTACATACAGGAATCTTTAGGAAGTTTAAGTGTGCCTATTTTGGCTGTTGTAGCGGTTGGTATGGCAACTAAAAAAGTACCAGCGTTGGCTGCAAAAATTGTATTAACTATTGGTGTATTAATGTATTTAATAAGTCAGTTTGTATTGAGTCCTCATTTTATAGATGCCGCTTTATCAGAAGCCGCCATAAATGGTATTACAAATGCAAAAGAGTTAAGTATTATTAAGGCAAAAGCCTATCCTCATTTCTTGCATATTATGGGAATTCTGTTTGTAATTAATGTTGCGTTTATGCTTATTATGGGAAAATTATACCCTAGTAAAAAAGTGTACACACCAAAAATTACAAAAGAAATAGATATTACTCCTTGGAAATATGCAAAAGTTATAGGCGTTGCAATTACAATTTTAGTATTAAGTACTTACTTAATTTTTTAG
- the glpK gene encoding glycerol kinase GlpK, whose amino-acid sequence MEKKYIVAFDQGTTSTRTIIFDHQGEIVAISQKELKQHYPQSGWVEHNAEDIYTDQLETFYKVLEDSKINPQEIVSIGITNQRETTVVWDRKTGKPIHNAIVWLDKRTSEICEDLKHKGLTDYVKENTGLVIDAYFSGTKLKWILDNVDGAREKANAGELCFGTIDSWLIYKFTNGEKHVTDHTNASRTLIYNIKELKWDETLLKALDIPKSVLPSVQQSSSDFGSVTYKDIKIPIYGVAGDQQASLFGQGGFKSGIAKNTYGTGCFMLLNIGKEQVVSHNGLLTTLTCSLENEPVNYALEGSIFVGGASIQWLRDSMQLIEKASDTEEICKSIPPLKDIYVVPAFAGLGAPYWDAKAKGSIYGMTLDTGRKEIIKATVEALAYQTKDVIDAMIQDSGKEMRTLKVDGGASDNNYLMQFQSDLLNVDVDRPKMIEVTAFGAALLAGIKAGFWVKENIEDLRKVETVFKPEMKPKLRNKKYKGWLNAVDKTKTTNTSKVKNKPLRFSVLDRSKQLKKITSKKFDIIVIGGGVTGAGIALDASSRGLSVCVIEKNDFASGTSNKSTKLIHGGLRYLKQLEIGLVRESGSERAIVHKLAPHLVLPEKMLLPLIEGGTYGKMMTSIGLKVYDMLANVGGDDKRRMLNKEDTFKKEPLLDDSTVLGSGFYAEYRTDDARLTIELLKKASEFGATVINYCEMESIIYDNNNKIESLNCIDHNTGKKINLTARNYVSAAGPWVDKIRKKDNSINHKYLHLTKGVHIVFPNKKLPVQQSVYFDVEDGRMIFAIPRGRCTYVGTTDTNYNGDLNRVVATKEDVDYLIKAANNTFPTVNLTIDDVESNWAGLRPLIHEESKDPSELSRKDEIFVSDSGLISIAGGKLTGYRKMAHRVIDVILKTLPKKRKKRLKKTDTEHISLVTPTLHSSYEVELYQEEVENDLLKKGVSDPYHAWYLTTTFGKKADLIVAKMDFFINGTPLENLIRAELWYCINYEMTNSLADFFVRRTGRLYFNIPSIAVYFDIILKDFIKYLDWDDKRILLEKEKMELLLTDATTYYSEEFK is encoded by the coding sequence ATGGAAAAAAAATATATAGTTGCTTTCGATCAAGGAACAACAAGCACCAGAACCATCATTTTTGATCATCAAGGAGAAATAGTAGCAATTTCTCAGAAAGAATTAAAACAACATTATCCGCAATCTGGTTGGGTAGAGCATAATGCAGAAGATATTTATACCGATCAATTAGAAACTTTTTATAAAGTATTAGAAGATTCTAAAATTAATCCACAAGAAATTGTTTCAATTGGTATTACAAATCAAAGAGAAACTACGGTTGTCTGGGATCGTAAAACAGGTAAACCAATACATAATGCTATTGTTTGGTTAGACAAACGAACATCTGAAATTTGTGAAGATTTAAAGCACAAAGGACTTACAGATTACGTAAAAGAAAATACAGGTTTGGTTATTGATGCCTATTTTTCTGGAACAAAATTAAAATGGATTTTAGACAATGTTGACGGAGCAAGAGAAAAAGCAAATGCAGGCGAATTGTGTTTTGGTACCATAGATAGTTGGTTAATTTATAAATTTACCAATGGTGAGAAACATGTAACAGACCATACAAACGCTTCGAGAACGTTAATTTATAATATTAAGGAATTAAAATGGGATGAAACCCTTCTAAAAGCATTAGACATTCCTAAAAGTGTATTGCCAAGTGTACAACAATCGTCATCAGACTTTGGTTCGGTAACGTATAAAGATATTAAAATTCCTATTTACGGAGTTGCAGGAGACCAACAAGCATCGTTGTTTGGACAAGGAGGTTTTAAATCTGGTATCGCTAAAAACACGTACGGAACGGGTTGTTTTATGTTGTTAAATATAGGAAAAGAGCAAGTGGTTTCTCATAATGGCTTATTAACTACACTTACCTGTAGTTTAGAAAATGAGCCTGTAAATTATGCATTAGAAGGAAGCATTTTTGTAGGAGGTGCTTCTATACAATGGTTACGAGATAGCATGCAGCTTATTGAAAAAGCATCCGATACAGAAGAAATTTGTAAAAGTATTCCGCCTTTAAAAGACATTTATGTGGTTCCTGCTTTCGCAGGATTAGGAGCACCTTATTGGGATGCCAAAGCAAAAGGAAGTATTTATGGTATGACGTTAGATACGGGTAGAAAAGAAATTATAAAAGCAACAGTAGAGGCATTAGCATACCAAACAAAAGATGTGATTGATGCGATGATTCAAGATTCTGGTAAAGAAATGAGAACCTTAAAAGTAGATGGAGGCGCAAGTGACAACAATTACTTAATGCAATTTCAGTCCGATCTTTTAAATGTAGATGTAGACAGACCAAAAATGATAGAAGTTACCGCTTTTGGTGCTGCTTTATTGGCGGGTATTAAAGCTGGTTTTTGGGTAAAAGAAAATATTGAAGATTTAAGAAAAGTAGAAACTGTTTTTAAACCAGAGATGAAACCCAAACTAAGAAATAAAAAGTACAAAGGTTGGTTAAATGCAGTTGATAAAACAAAAACAACCAATACTAGTAAGGTTAAAAATAAGCCGCTTCGTTTTTCTGTTTTAGATAGAAGTAAACAGCTTAAAAAAATAACCTCTAAAAAGTTCGATATTATTGTAATTGGTGGAGGTGTAACAGGAGCAGGTATTGCTTTAGATGCATCTTCTAGAGGTTTAAGTGTTTGTGTAATAGAGAAGAATGATTTTGCTTCGGGTACCAGTAATAAATCAACAAAACTAATTCACGGAGGGTTAAGGTATTTAAAACAATTAGAAATTGGGTTGGTAAGAGAATCTGGTTCCGAAAGAGCAATTGTACATAAATTAGCACCTCATTTGGTTTTACCAGAAAAAATGCTGTTACCTTTAATTGAAGGAGGAACTTATGGTAAAATGATGACTTCTATTGGTTTAAAAGTTTATGATATGTTGGCCAATGTTGGTGGAGATGATAAACGTAGAATGCTAAACAAAGAAGATACTTTTAAGAAAGAACCTTTGTTAGATGATAGTACCGTTTTAGGAAGTGGTTTTTATGCAGAATACAGAACAGATGATGCAAGATTAACAATTGAGTTACTTAAAAAAGCATCAGAATTTGGAGCGACTGTTATTAATTATTGTGAAATGGAATCGATCATTTATGATAACAATAATAAAATTGAAAGCCTAAATTGTATCGATCATAACACGGGTAAGAAAATAAATTTAACGGCAAGAAATTATGTATCTGCTGCGGGCCCTTGGGTAGATAAAATTAGAAAGAAAGATAATTCTATCAATCATAAGTACTTACATTTAACCAAAGGTGTACATATTGTTTTTCCTAATAAAAAATTACCGGTACAACAATCTGTGTATTTTGATGTAGAAGATGGTAGAATGATTTTTGCAATTCCAAGAGGAAGATGTACTTATGTGGGTACTACAGATACCAATTATAACGGAGATTTAAATAGAGTAGTAGCAACAAAAGAAGATGTTGACTATTTAATAAAAGCAGCAAATAATACGTTTCCAACCGTAAATTTAACCATTGATGATGTAGAATCTAATTGGGCAGGTTTACGACCTTTAATTCATGAAGAGTCGAAAGATCCATCAGAATTATCTAGAAAAGATGAGATTTTTGTTTCAGACAGCGGTTTAATTTCTATTGCTGGTGGTAAGTTAACGGGCTATAGAAAAATGGCGCACAGAGTTATTGATGTCATTTTAAAAACGCTTCCAAAGAAAAGAAAAAAGAGATTAAAAAAAACAGATACAGAACATATTTCTTTGGTAACGCCAACGTTACATTCTTCTTATGAAGTAGAACTTTATCAAGAAGAAGTAGAAAATGATTTGCTAAAGAAAGGTGTTTCAGATCCGTATCATGCTTGGTATTTAACAACTACTTTTGGTAAAAAGGCAGATTTAATTGTTGCTAAAATGGATTTCTTTATAAACGGAACTCCATTAGAAAACTTAATTAGAGCAGAACTTTGGTATTGTATAAACTATGAAATGACCAATAGTTTAGCAGATTTCTTTGTACGAAGAACAGGAAGATTGTATTTTAACATACCAAGTATTGCTGTCTATTTTGATATTATTTTAAAAGATTTTATAAAATATTTAGACTGGGACGATAAAAGAATCCTTTTAGAGAAAGAGAAAATGGAATTGTTGTTAACGGATGCTACAACCTATTATTCAGAAGAGTTTAAATAA
- a CDS encoding vanadium-dependent haloperoxidase: MKGKTYLLVLITLLLQACKKEVLPITVTGNNYFEVVDKITETMIHDIFSPPVASRIYVYPNIAAYEVIAQKDSNYVSLSTKIKSLAAIPKPGKNVNTKVAAIVAYVNVSKDLIFKDDIITKYADSLFTGWKDLNKEEFIASEKYGLQVAKHIKEWSGKDNYKETRTYPKFELYSDDPSRWQPTPPAYMDGIEPHWMKIRPMFLDSVSQFKPKRHPTFSMDEGSAFYKEVQEVYTVTNRIRKNGDTSEEVEIARFWDCNPYVTTSKGHLMIATKKITPGAHWIGITKIACKKSNFNFEESVSANTITSIGIFDAFISCWDEKYRSNLIRPETLINKTIDKNWTPLLQTPPFPEYTSGHSVVSGASATILTAIFGENFSFSDDTELPFGLPIRNFNSFNAAAKEAAISRLYGGIHFRAAIDNGVDQGINIGRHILKAIPHKQKY; this comes from the coding sequence ATGAAAGGGAAAACATATTTATTAGTACTTATTACACTGCTACTACAAGCGTGTAAAAAGGAAGTGCTGCCAATAACCGTTACTGGCAATAATTATTTTGAGGTTGTCGATAAAATAACGGAAACAATGATTCATGATATTTTTTCGCCACCTGTTGCCAGCAGAATCTATGTATATCCAAATATTGCTGCTTATGAGGTTATTGCTCAAAAAGACAGTAATTATGTTTCCCTTTCAACAAAGATAAAATCATTAGCTGCAATTCCAAAACCAGGTAAAAATGTAAATACAAAAGTAGCTGCAATAGTGGCTTATGTTAATGTAAGTAAAGATCTTATTTTTAAAGATGATATTATTACAAAATACGCAGACAGCTTATTTACAGGTTGGAAGGACTTAAATAAAGAAGAATTTATAGCTTCAGAAAAATATGGATTGCAAGTAGCAAAGCATATTAAAGAATGGTCTGGTAAAGACAATTATAAAGAGACTAGAACATATCCTAAATTTGAGCTTTATTCTGATGATCCATCAAGATGGCAGCCAACTCCACCAGCTTATATGGACGGAATTGAGCCTCATTGGATGAAAATAAGACCAATGTTTTTAGATTCTGTCTCTCAGTTTAAACCAAAAAGACATCCTACATTTTCTATGGATGAAGGCAGTGCGTTTTATAAAGAAGTACAAGAAGTATATACAGTTACTAATAGAATTAGAAAAAACGGAGATACATCCGAAGAAGTAGAAATTGCAAGATTTTGGGATTGTAACCCGTATGTTACAACAAGCAAAGGGCATTTAATGATTGCTACAAAAAAGATTACTCCTGGTGCACATTGGATTGGAATTACAAAGATTGCTTGTAAAAAAAGTAATTTTAATTTTGAAGAATCTGTATCTGCAAACACAATAACATCAATAGGTATTTTTGATGCTTTTATAAGTTGTTGGGATGAAAAATATAGAAGTAATTTAATAAGACCAGAAACCCTTATAAATAAAACAATAGATAAAAATTGGACGCCTTTATTGCAAACGCCTCCGTTTCCAGAATATACAAGTGGTCATTCTGTAGTTTCAGGCGCATCAGCAACTATTTTAACGGCTATTTTTGGAGAAAATTTTAGTTTTTCAGATGATACAGAATTGCCTTTTGGATTGCCTATTAGAAATTTCAACTCTTTTAATGCTGCTGCAAAAGAAGCTGCTATTAGTAGGTTGTATGGAGGTATTCATTTTAGAGCAGCTATAGATAATGGAGTAGATCAAGGTATTAATATAGGAAGACATATTTTAAAAGCAATCCCCCATAAGCAAAAATATTAA
- a CDS encoding heavy-metal-associated domain-containing protein encodes MSLITKNMITGNHGKVFETNAKENHDLEKIKDKLSSLDGIKDVIINAEVFPKEFTVHTTELVNIKEIESVVKSLGFHAIPKTPFSL; translated from the coding sequence ATGAGCTTAATAACAAAAAATATGATTACTGGAAATCACGGAAAAGTATTTGAAACAAATGCAAAAGAAAATCACGATTTAGAAAAAATTAAAGACAAACTATCATCTTTAGACGGCATTAAAGATGTAATTATTAATGCAGAAGTCTTTCCTAAAGAATTTACAGTTCATACAACAGAACTAGTTAATATTAAAGAGATTGAAAGCGTAGTAAAGTCTCTAGGTTTTCATGCAATTCCAAAAACTCCTTTTTCTTTATAA
- the ttcA gene encoding tRNA 2-thiocytidine(32) synthetase TtcA: MENIKQVTKKLQRAVAEAIQQFTMIAEGDKIMVCLSGGKDSYAMLNMLLYFQKVAPISFNIVAVNLDQKQPGFPVEVLPTYLHNLGVDYKIIEKNTYKIVMDKTPEGKTTCSLCSRLRRGTLYEAAKDLGCNKLALGHHRNDILETFFLNFFFAGKMETMPPKFKNDAGDLVVLRPLAFCKESDIEEYANFMNFPIIPCNLCGSQENLQRQNVKQMITDWETAFPNRNAIMMNALQNVSPSHLLDKNLYDFDNLDSKINEASLV, from the coding sequence ATGGAAAACATAAAACAGGTAACAAAAAAACTACAGCGCGCTGTTGCAGAAGCAATACAGCAATTTACTATGATTGCTGAAGGAGATAAAATAATGGTTTGCCTTTCTGGAGGAAAAGATAGTTATGCAATGCTAAATATGTTACTATATTTCCAGAAAGTAGCGCCAATTTCTTTTAATATTGTTGCCGTAAATTTAGATCAAAAACAACCTGGTTTTCCTGTAGAAGTACTCCCTACCTATTTACATAACTTAGGGGTTGATTATAAAATTATAGAAAAAAACACTTATAAAATTGTAATGGACAAAACTCCAGAAGGTAAAACTACCTGTAGTTTATGTTCACGTTTACGTAGAGGAACGCTATATGAAGCCGCCAAAGATTTAGGCTGTAATAAATTGGCTTTAGGACACCATAGAAATGATATTCTAGAAACATTTTTCTTGAACTTCTTTTTTGCTGGAAAAATGGAAACCATGCCGCCTAAATTTAAAAATGATGCAGGTGACTTAGTGGTATTAAGACCTCTTGCTTTTTGTAAAGAAAGTGATATTGAAGAATATGCCAACTTTATGAACTTTCCTATTATACCTTGTAATTTATGTGGCTCGCAAGAAAACTTACAGCGCCAGAATGTAAAACAAATGATTACGGATTGGGAAACAGCGTTTCCTAATAGAAATGCTATTATGATGAATGCTTTACAAAATGTATCTCCTTCTCATCTTTTAGATAAAAACTTGTATGATTTTGATAATCTAGATAGTAAAATAAATGAGGCTTCTTTGGTCTAG
- the hisG gene encoding ATP phosphoribosyltransferase yields the protein MSNLRIAVQKSGRLNEDSMSILKDIGISIDNGKDQLKASARNFPVEVFYLRNGDIPQYLRDGVVDAAIIGENVLIEKGNDLDFIERLGFSKCKVSIAVPKESKANSLKDLDGKRIATSYPETVKKYLKEYNIEAQLHIINGSVEIAPNIGLADGICDIVSSGSTLFKNGLKEIEVLLKSEAVLAVSPLISDERMAILEKIQFRIQSVLKGRDSKYVLLNAPNDKLDDILNLLPGMRSPTVLPLAQKGWSSVHTVISKNEFWEIIEELKANGAEGILVCPIEKMVL from the coding sequence ATGAGTAATTTAAGAATTGCAGTACAGAAATCAGGAAGATTAAATGAAGATTCAATGAGTATCTTAAAAGATATCGGAATCTCAATAGACAACGGAAAAGATCAATTAAAAGCATCCGCAAGAAATTTTCCTGTAGAAGTTTTTTATCTTAGAAATGGAGATATTCCGCAGTATTTAAGAGATGGAGTTGTAGATGCTGCTATTATAGGCGAAAATGTTTTAATAGAAAAAGGAAACGATTTAGACTTTATAGAGCGTTTAGGTTTTTCTAAATGTAAAGTTTCTATAGCAGTGCCAAAAGAATCTAAAGCGAATTCATTAAAAGATTTAGACGGAAAAAGAATTGCTACATCTTATCCAGAAACGGTTAAAAAATATTTAAAAGAGTATAATATAGAGGCACAGTTGCACATTATTAACGGTTCTGTAGAAATTGCACCAAATATTGGTTTAGCAGACGGAATTTGTGATATCGTTTCTAGTGGAAGCACACTATTTAAAAACGGATTAAAAGAGATTGAAGTTCTTTTAAAATCGGAAGCAGTTTTAGCTGTTTCACCATTAATTTCAGATGAAAGAATGGCCATTTTAGAGAAAATTCAATTCAGAATTCAGTCTGTTTTAAAAGGTAGAGACTCTAAATACGTGTTGCTAAATGCACCTAACGATAAATTAGATGACATTTTAAATTTATTACCAGGTATGAGAAGTCCTACTGTTTTGCCATTGGCACAAAAAGGATGGAGTTCTGTACACACAGTAATTAGCAAGAATGAATTTTGGGAAATTATAGAGGAGTTAAAAGCTAATGGTGCAGAAGGTATTTTAGTTTGCCCTATCGAAAAAATGGTGCTTTAA
- the hisD gene encoding histidinol dehydrogenase, with protein MNTIINPSRKEWSQILERPTKTVDDIEGVVNEVFADIKENGDAAVKKYTAKFDGVSLENTIVSLDEIEEAISLVSNELKDAIILAKENITKFHTAQKTEKVFVETANGVSCWQEKRPITKVGLYIPGGTAPLFSTVLMLAIPAQIAGCKEIVLCSPPNKEGKIHPAILYAANLCGVTKIIKVGGIQAIAGYTFGTETIPQVYKIFGPGNQYVTVAKQLSTKHGVAIDMPAGPSELLVVADDSANASYVASDLLSQAEHGADSQVILVSTSKEMIAEVAKEIETQLAKLTRAEIAQKAINNSKSIFVENDEIALELINQYGPEHFIVCTNNNDFYVDNIENAGSVFIGNYTPESAGDYASGTNHTLPTNGFSKSYSGVNLDSFTKSITFQKISKEGIKTIGKSIELMAAAEGLDAHKNAVSIRLKDLK; from the coding sequence ATGAATACAATTATAAACCCATCCAGAAAAGAGTGGTCTCAAATTTTAGAGAGACCTACAAAAACGGTTGATGATATAGAAGGAGTTGTAAATGAAGTTTTTGCTGATATCAAAGAAAACGGAGATGCAGCTGTAAAGAAATACACCGCAAAATTTGATGGTGTTTCTTTAGAAAATACAATTGTTTCGTTAGATGAAATAGAAGAAGCAATTTCATTAGTTTCTAATGAGTTAAAAGACGCTATTATTCTTGCAAAAGAAAATATAACCAAATTTCATACTGCTCAAAAAACAGAAAAAGTATTTGTAGAAACGGCAAACGGGGTTTCATGTTGGCAAGAAAAAAGACCAATTACTAAAGTTGGTTTGTATATTCCTGGAGGAACAGCACCTTTGTTTTCTACGGTTTTGATGTTGGCAATTCCTGCACAAATTGCAGGTTGTAAAGAAATAGTGTTATGTTCTCCTCCAAATAAAGAAGGTAAAATTCATCCGGCTATTTTGTATGCTGCAAATTTATGCGGAGTTACAAAAATTATAAAAGTTGGCGGAATTCAAGCTATTGCAGGATATACGTTTGGAACAGAAACCATTCCGCAAGTTTATAAAATATTTGGCCCAGGAAATCAGTATGTAACCGTTGCAAAGCAATTGTCTACAAAACATGGTGTTGCCATAGATATGCCTGCAGGTCCAAGTGAATTGTTAGTGGTTGCAGACGATTCTGCAAACGCAAGTTATGTGGCTTCAGATTTATTAAGTCAAGCAGAACATGGTGCTGATAGTCAAGTTATTTTGGTATCAACATCAAAAGAAATGATTGCTGAGGTTGCCAAAGAAATAGAAACTCAGTTAGCTAAATTAACGAGAGCAGAAATAGCTCAGAAAGCGATCAATAATTCGAAATCTATTTTTGTAGAGAATGATGAAATCGCTTTAGAGTTGATTAATCAGTATGGTCCAGAACACTTTATTGTTTGTACAAATAATAATGATTTTTATGTAGATAATATAGAAAATGCAGGTTCTGTTTTTATTGGTAATTACACACCAGAAAGTGCGGGAGATTATGCATCTGGAACCAACCATACATTACCAACAAACGGATTTTCTAAATCGTATTCTGGTGTAAACTTAGATAGTTTTACAAAAAGTATTACGTTTCAGAAAATATCTAAAGAAGGTATTAAAACAATAGGAAAATCTATTGAGTTAATGGCAGCAGCAGAAGGTTTAGATGCACATAAAAATGCAGTTTCAATTCGTTTAAAAGATTTAAAATAA
- the hisC gene encoding histidinol-phosphate transaminase — protein MKTDFNINNLVRENIKSLKPYSSARDEYKDVNTTEMIFLDANENPFENGVNRYPDPQQNNVKDLLSGIKGVSKENILLGNGSDEVLDLIFRAFCEPNRDNVITLPPTYGMYSVLANINAIENREVLLNDDFQPQVSKILKEADVNSKVLFLCSPNNPTGNSFSVASVKELLMKFKGLVVIDEAYIDFSEHKSWLEKLEEFPNLIITQTLSKAFGLAGIRLGVCYASKEIIKILNNIKPPYNVNELSQQRAVVRLQKMDEVENEISQLISERKRLKKELEKCETYIKKVYPSDGNFLLLKVDDANKRYQQLIEYGVVIRNRTTQPLCENTLRISVGICEENQRLLRALKAIK, from the coding sequence ATGAAAACAGACTTTAACATCAACAACTTAGTTAGAGAAAATATAAAATCTCTAAAGCCATATTCATCTGCAAGAGATGAGTATAAAGACGTTAATACAACAGAAATGATTTTCTTAGACGCTAATGAAAATCCTTTTGAAAACGGTGTAAATAGATATCCAGATCCGCAACAAAACAATGTAAAAGATTTATTGTCTGGTATAAAAGGAGTTTCTAAAGAAAACATTCTTTTAGGAAACGGAAGTGATGAGGTTTTAGATTTAATATTTAGAGCTTTTTGTGAGCCTAATAGAGACAATGTAATCACCTTGCCACCTACATACGGAATGTATTCTGTGTTGGCAAATATTAATGCCATCGAAAATAGAGAGGTATTATTAAATGATGATTTTCAGCCACAAGTTAGTAAGATTTTAAAAGAAGCAGATGTAAATAGTAAAGTTTTGTTTTTGTGTTCTCCAAACAACCCAACAGGAAATAGTTTTTCGGTAGCATCAGTGAAAGAATTATTAATGAAATTTAAAGGTTTGGTGGTTATTGATGAAGCCTATATAGATTTTTCTGAACATAAAAGTTGGTTAGAAAAGTTAGAAGAGTTTCCTAATTTAATAATTACACAAACATTATCTAAAGCTTTTGGTTTAGCCGGAATTCGTTTAGGAGTTTGTTATGCATCCAAAGAAATTATTAAAATTTTAAACAACATTAAGCCGCCTTATAACGTAAATGAATTAAGCCAGCAAAGAGCCGTTGTTAGATTGCAGAAAATGGATGAAGTTGAAAACGAAATTTCGCAGTTGATAAGTGAAAGAAAACGACTTAAAAAAGAGCTAGAAAAATGTGAAACTTATATTAAAAAAGTATATCCATCAGACGGTAATTTTTTGTTGTTAAAAGTAGATGATGCTAATAAACGTTACCAGCAATTAATAGAGTATGGCGTTGTAATTAGAAATAGAACAACACAACCTTTATGTGAAAATACTTTACGTATAAGTGTTGGAATTTGTGAAGAAAATCAAAGATTATTAAGAGCTTTAAAAGCGATAAAATAA